A genomic region of Neisseria cinerea contains the following coding sequences:
- the sdhA gene encoding succinate dehydrogenase flavoprotein subunit → MSFPVRKFDAVIVGGGGAGLRAALQLSKSGLNCAVLSKVFPTRSHTVAAQGGISASLGNVQEDRWDWHMYDTVKGSDWLGDQDAIEFMCRAAPEAVIELEHMGMPFDRVESGKIYQRPFGGHTAEHGKRAVERACAVADRTGHAMLHTLYQQNVRANTQFFVEWTAQDLIRDENGDVVGVTAMEMETGEVYIFHAKAVMFATGGGGRIYASSTNAYMNTGDGLGICARAGIPLEDMEFWQFHPTGVAGAGVLITEGVRGEGGILLNADGERFMERYAPTVKDLASRDVVSRAMAMEIYEGRGCGKNKDHVLLKIDHIGAEKIMEKLPGIREISIQFAGIDPIKDPIPVVPTTHYMMGGIPTNYHGEVVVPQGEDYEVPVKGLYAAGECACASVHGANRLGTNSLLDLVVFGKAAGDSMIKFIKEQSDWKPLPANAGELTRQRIERLDNQTGGENVDALRRELQRSVQLHAGVFRTDAILAEGVKQVMAIAERVKRTEIKDKSKVWNTARIEALELDNLIEVAKATLVSAEARKESRGAHASDDHPERDDENWMKHTLYHSDTNTLSYKPVHTKPLSVEYIKPAKRVY, encoded by the coding sequence ATGAGTTTTCCTGTTCGCAAGTTTGATGCCGTGATTGTTGGCGGTGGTGGTGCAGGTTTACGCGCAGCCCTCCAGTTGTCTAAATCCGGCCTGAATTGTGCCGTTTTGTCTAAAGTATTCCCAACCCGTTCTCATACTGTAGCGGCTCAAGGCGGTATTTCTGCTTCATTGGGTAATGTGCAGGAAGACCGTTGGGATTGGCACATGTACGATACCGTGAAAGGTTCCGACTGGTTGGGCGACCAAGATGCGATTGAGTTTATGTGTCGCGCCGCTCCTGAAGCCGTAATTGAGTTGGAACACATGGGTATGCCTTTTGACCGCGTGGAAAGCGGCAAAATTTATCAGCGTCCTTTCGGCGGTCATACTGCCGAACACGGTAAACGTGCGGTAGAGCGTGCATGTGCGGTTGCCGACCGTACCGGTCATGCGATGTTGCATACTTTGTACCAACAAAACGTCCGTGCCAATACGCAATTCTTTGTGGAATGGACGGCGCAAGATTTGATTCGTGATGAAAACGGCGACGTAGTCGGTGTAACCGCTATGGAAATGGAAACCGGCGAAGTTTATATTTTTCATGCTAAAGCCGTAATGTTCGCTACCGGTGGTGGCGGCCGTATTTATGCGTCTTCTACCAATGCCTATATGAATACCGGCGACGGTTTGGGTATTTGTGCCCGTGCAGGTATTCCGTTGGAAGACATGGAATTCTGGCAATTCCACCCGACCGGTGTAGCCGGTGCCGGTGTATTGATTACCGAGGGTGTGCGCGGTGAGGGTGGTATTCTGTTGAATGCCGACGGCGAACGCTTTATGGAACGTTACGCTCCGACTGTAAAAGACTTGGCTTCCCGTGATGTGGTTTCCCGTGCAATGGCAATGGAAATCTACGAAGGCCGCGGCTGTGGTAAAAACAAAGACCACGTATTGCTGAAAATTGATCATATCGGCGCAGAAAAAATTATGGAAAAACTGCCGGGCATCCGCGAGATTTCCATTCAGTTTGCCGGTATCGACCCGATCAAAGACCCTATTCCTGTTGTGCCGACTACCCACTACATGATGGGCGGTATTCCGACCAACTACCATGGCGAAGTTGTTGTTCCGCAGGGTGAAGATTACGAAGTGCCTGTAAAAGGTCTGTATGCGGCAGGTGAGTGTGCATGTGCTTCCGTACACGGTGCAAACCGCTTGGGTACTAACTCCCTGTTGGACTTGGTGGTATTCGGTAAAGCTGCCGGCGACAGTATGATTAAATTCATCAAAGAGCAAAGCGACTGGAAACCTCTGCCTGCTAATGCCGGTGAATTGACCCGCCAACGTATTGAGCGTTTGGACAATCAAACCGGCGGCGAAAACGTTGATGCATTGCGTCGCGAACTGCAACGCTCCGTACAACTGCACGCCGGCGTGTTCCGTACCGATGCGATTTTAGCAGAGGGTGTGAAACAGGTTATGGCGATTGCCGAGCGTGTAAAACGTACTGAAATCAAAGATAAGAGCAAAGTGTGGAATACCGCGCGTATCGAAGCTTTGGAATTGGATAATCTGATTGAAGTAGCGAAAGCGACTTTGGTGTCCGCTGAAGCGCGTAAAGAATCGCGCGGCGCGCATGCTTCGGATGACCATCCTGAGCGCGATGACGAAAACTGGATGAAACATACCCTGTATCATTCGGACACCAATACCTTGTCTTATAAACCGGTACATACCAAGCCTTTGAGCGTGGAATATATCAAACCGGCCAAACGCGTTTATTGA
- the sdhD gene encoding succinate dehydrogenase, hydrophobic membrane anchor protein, which translates to MVERKLTGAHYGLRDWAMQRATAVIMLIYTVVLVVVLFTLPKEYSAWQAFFNQTWVKVFTQVSFLAVFLHAWVGIRDLWMDYIKPFGVRLFLQVATIVWLVGCLVYSVKVIWG; encoded by the coding sequence ATGGTAGAACGTAAATTGACAGGCGCGCATTACGGTTTGCGCGATTGGGCAATGCAGCGTGCAACTGCGGTCATCATGTTGATATACACCGTAGTTCTAGTGGTTGTTCTGTTCACATTGCCTAAAGAATATTCGGCATGGCAGGCGTTTTTCAATCAAACTTGGGTGAAAGTGTTTACCCAAGTGAGCTTTTTGGCCGTATTCCTGCATGCATGGGTAGGTATCCGCGATTTGTGGATGGACTACATTAAGCCTTTCGGCGTGCGTTTGTTTTTACAAGTTGCTACTATCGTTTGGTTGGTCGGCTGCTTGGTATATTCAGTTAAAGTAATCTGGGGGTAA
- the sdhC gene encoding succinate dehydrogenase, cytochrome b556 subunit: protein MSVKSRPVYLDLPKIRLPIPGIVSILHRISGVGLFIMLPFLLYFLSGTLSQESAFETYRSIISHPLVKLILLGVLWAYLHHFFAGIRFLFLDAHKGLELNTARNTAKAVFASALVLTVVLGALLW from the coding sequence ATGTCTGTCAAATCACGTCCTGTTTATCTGGATTTACCGAAAATCCGTCTGCCGATACCCGGGATAGTTTCCATTCTTCACCGTATCAGTGGCGTCGGGTTGTTTATCATGCTGCCCTTCCTACTTTATTTCCTGTCAGGTACCTTAAGCCAAGAATCCGCATTTGAGACTTACCGTTCCATTATTTCCCATCCCTTGGTCAAATTAATCTTACTCGGTGTGCTGTGGGCGTATTTGCACCATTTCTTTGCCGGTATCCGTTTTCTGTTTTTGGATGCGCATAAAGGCTTGGAGCTGAATACTGCACGTAATACCGCTAAAGCCGTATTTGCTTCTGCATTGGTTTTGACTGTCGTTTTGGGAGCTTTATTATGGTAG
- a CDS encoding dihydrolipoyl dehydrogenase, with product MKKIQADVVVIGGGTAGMGAFRNARLHSDNVYLIENNVFGTTCARVGCMPSKLLIAAAEARHHALHTDPFGVHLDKDSIIVNGGEVMQRVKSERDRFVGFVVADVEEWPADKRIMGSAKFIDEHTVQIDNHTQITAKSFVIATGSRPVILPQWQSLGDRLIINDDVFSWDTLPKSVAVFGPGVIGLELGQALHRLGVKVEIFGLGGIIGGISDPVVSGEAKAVFGEELKLHLDAKTEVKLDADGNVEVHWEQDGEKGVFVAEYMLAAVGRRPNVDNIGLENINIDKDARGVPVADPLTMQTSIPHIFIAGDASNQLPLLHEAADQGKIAGDNAGRYPNIGGGLRRSTIGVVFTSPQIGFVGLKYAQVTAQYQHDEFVIGEVSFKNQGRSRVMLVNKGHMRLYAEKATGRFIGAEIVGPAAEHLAHLLAWAHQMKMTVPQMLDMPFYHPVIEEGLRTALRDADAKLKI from the coding sequence ATGAAAAAAATTCAAGCAGATGTAGTCGTAATCGGCGGCGGTACTGCCGGCATGGGTGCGTTTCGCAATGCCCGCTTACATTCGGATAATGTTTACCTGATTGAAAACAATGTGTTCGGCACAACCTGCGCGCGCGTGGGCTGTATGCCTTCCAAACTCTTGATTGCCGCCGCAGAGGCGCGTCATCACGCATTGCATACCGACCCGTTCGGCGTGCATTTGGACAAAGACAGCATCATCGTCAATGGCGGAGAAGTGATGCAGCGCGTTAAATCCGAGCGCGACCGTTTTGTCGGCTTTGTCGTTGCCGATGTGGAAGAATGGCCTGCTGACAAACGCATCATGGGTTCGGCTAAATTTATCGACGAGCATACCGTCCAAATCGACAACCATACCCAAATTACGGCAAAAAGTTTCGTGATTGCTACCGGCTCGCGTCCCGTTATCCTGCCGCAGTGGCAGTCTTTGGGCGACCGTTTGATTATCAACGACGACGTTTTTTCATGGGATACGCTGCCTAAGAGCGTTGCCGTGTTCGGACCGGGCGTTATCGGTTTGGAACTGGGTCAGGCATTGCACCGTTTGGGTGTGAAAGTCGAGATTTTCGGCTTGGGCGGCATCATCGGCGGCATTTCCGACCCCGTCGTTTCAGGTGAGGCGAAAGCCGTGTTCGGCGAAGAATTGAAACTGCATCTGGATGCTAAAACCGAGGTCAAGCTCGATGCAGATGGCAATGTAGAAGTTCATTGGGAGCAAGACGGTGAAAAAGGCGTATTTGTTGCTGAATATATGCTGGCAGCCGTAGGCCGCCGTCCGAACGTTGACAATATCGGTTTGGAAAACATCAATATCGACAAAGACGCGCGCGGCGTACCAGTTGCCGATCCGTTGACCATGCAAACCAGCATTCCGCATATCTTTATCGCAGGCGATGCGTCCAATCAACTGCCCCTGCTGCACGAAGCTGCTGACCAAGGCAAGATTGCTGGCGACAATGCAGGCCGTTACCCGAATATCGGCGGAGGTTTGCGCCGCAGCACCATCGGCGTGGTGTTCACCAGTCCGCAAATCGGCTTTGTCGGTTTGAAATACGCGCAGGTTACCGCGCAATATCAACACGACGAATTTGTCATCGGCGAAGTATCGTTTAAAAACCAAGGCCGCAGCCGCGTGATGCTGGTAAACAAAGGCCATATGCGCCTGTATGCCGAAAAAGCAACCGGTCGCTTTATTGGTGCGGAAATCGTAGGTCCTGCCGCCGAACATTTGGCGCACCTGTTGGCATGGGCGCATCAAATGAAGATGACCGTTCCGCAAATGCTGGATATGCCGTTCTACCATCCTGTTATCGAGGAAGGTCTGCGTACTGCGTTGCGTGATGCCGACGCTAAATTAAAAATTTGA
- a CDS encoding redoxin family protein: MALQDRTGQKVPSVVFRTRVGDTWKDVSTDDLFKGKKVVVFSLPGAFTPTCSSSHLPRYNELFGAFKENGVDAIYCVSVNDTFVMNAWAAEEESDNIYMIPDGNGEFTEGMGMLVGKEDLGFGKRSWRYSMLVNDGVVEKMFIEPEEPGDPFKVSDADTMLKYIAPDWKAQESVAIFTKPGCQFCAKAKQALQDKGLSYEEIVLGKDATVTSVRAITGKMTAPQVFIGGKYIGGSEDLEAYLAKN; this comes from the coding sequence ATGGCTTTGCAAGATCGTACCGGTCAAAAAGTACCTTCCGTAGTATTCCGCACTCGCGTAGGCGACACTTGGAAAGATGTGTCTACTGACGATTTGTTCAAAGGCAAAAAAGTAGTCGTATTCTCTCTGCCCGGTGCATTTACTCCGACTTGCTCTTCTTCCCATTTACCACGTTACAATGAATTGTTCGGCGCGTTTAAAGAAAACGGCGTTGACGCAATCTACTGCGTATCTGTAAACGATACTTTCGTGATGAACGCTTGGGCTGCCGAAGAAGAATCTGACAACATCTACATGATTCCTGATGGCAACGGCGAATTCACCGAAGGCATGGGCATGCTGGTCGGCAAAGAAGACTTGGGCTTCGGTAAACGTTCTTGGCGTTACTCCATGCTGGTTAACGACGGTGTGGTTGAAAAAATGTTTATCGAACCTGAAGAACCAGGCGATCCTTTCAAAGTGTCTGACGCTGACACTATGTTGAAATACATTGCTCCTGACTGGAAAGCTCAAGAGTCTGTGGCAATTTTCACCAAACCAGGTTGCCAATTCTGTGCTAAAGCCAAACAAGCTTTACAAGACAAAGGTTTGTCATACGAAGAAATCGTATTGGGCAAAGATGCAACCGTTACTTCCGTACGCGCCATTACCGGCAAGATGACTGCTCCTCAAGTCTTCATTGGCGGTAAATACATCGGCGGCAGCGAAGATTTGGAAGCTTACTTGGCTAAAAACTAA
- the metE gene encoding 5-methyltetrahydropteroyltriglutamate--homocysteine S-methyltransferase, translated as MTTLHFSGFPRVGAFRELKFAQEKYWRKEISEQELLAVAKDLREKNWKHQAAANADYVAAGDFTFYDHILDLQVATGAIPARFGFDSQNLSLEQFFQLARGNKDQFAIEMTKWFDTNYHYLVPEFHADTEFKANAKHYVQQLQEAQALGLKAKPTVVGPLTFLWVGKEKGAVEFDRLSLLPKLLPVYVEILTALVEAGAEWIQIDEPALTVDLPKEWVEAYKDVYATLSKVSAKILLSTYFGSVAEHAALLKSLPVDGLHIDLVRAPEQLDAFADYDKVLSAGVIDGRNIWRANLNKVLETVEPLQAKLGDRLWISSSCSLLHTPFDLSVEEKLKANKPDLYSWLAFTLQKTQELRVLKAALNEGRDSVAEELAASQAAADSRANSSEIHRADVAKRLADLPANADQRKSPFADRIKAQQAWLNLPLLPTTNIGSFPQTTEIRQARAAFKKGELSAADYEAAMKKEIALVVEEQEKLDLDVLVHGEAERNDMVEYFGELLSGFAFTQYGWVQSYGSRCVKPPIIFGDVSRPEAMTVAWSTYAQSLTKRPMKGMLTGPVTILQWSFVRNDIPRSTVCKQIALALNDEVLDLEKAGIKVIQIDEPAIREGLPLKRADWDAYLNWAGESFRLSSTGCEDSTQIHTHMCYSEFNDILPAIAAMDADVITIETSRSDMELLTAFGEFKYPNDIGPGVYDIHSPRVPTEAEVEHLLHKAIEVVPVERLWVNPDCGLKTRGWKETLEQLQVMMNVTHKLRAELAK; from the coding sequence ATGACAACATTACATTTCTCAGGCTTCCCGCGTGTCGGCGCCTTCCGCGAATTGAAATTCGCCCAAGAAAAATACTGGCGCAAAGAAATCAGCGAGCAAGAATTGCTGGCTGTTGCTAAAGACTTGCGCGAGAAAAACTGGAAACACCAAGCTGCTGCCAACGCTGATTACGTTGCCGCAGGTGATTTTACTTTCTACGACCACATCCTCGACCTGCAAGTTGCTACCGGTGCCATCCCTGCCCGCTTCGGCTTCGACAGCCAAAACCTGTCTTTGGAACAATTCTTCCAACTGGCCCGTGGTAACAAAGATCAATTCGCTATCGAAATGACCAAATGGTTCGACACCAACTACCACTACTTGGTGCCTGAATTCCACGCTGATACCGAATTCAAAGCCAACGCCAAACACTACGTTCAACAGCTGCAAGAAGCCCAAGCTTTGGGACTGAAAGCCAAACCGACCGTTGTGGGTCCGTTGACTTTCCTGTGGGTTGGTAAAGAAAAAGGCGCTGTTGAATTCGACCGTCTGAGCCTGTTGCCTAAACTGTTGCCTGTTTACGTTGAAATCCTGACTGCTTTGGTTGAAGCCGGTGCCGAGTGGATTCAAATCGACGAGCCTGCTTTGACTGTCGACCTGCCTAAAGAATGGGTAGAAGCGTACAAAGACGTTTACGCTACTTTGAGTAAAGTAAGTGCCAAAATCCTGTTGAGCACTTACTTCGGTTCTGTTGCTGAACACGCTGCTTTGCTGAAATCCCTGCCTGTTGATGGCTTGCACATCGACTTGGTACGCGCTCCTGAGCAACTGGACGCATTTGCCGACTACGATAAAGTTCTGTCTGCCGGCGTTATCGACGGCCGCAACATTTGGCGCGCCAACCTGAACAAAGTTTTGGAAACTGTCGAGCCTCTGCAAGCCAAACTGGGCGACCGTTTGTGGATTTCCAGCTCTTGCTCTCTGCTGCACACTCCATTTGACTTATCAGTTGAAGAAAAACTGAAAGCCAACAAACCTGACCTGTACTCTTGGTTGGCATTCACCCTGCAAAAAACCCAAGAATTGCGCGTTCTGAAAGCCGCATTGAACGAAGGCCGTGATTCTGTTGCCGAAGAACTGGCCGCCAGCCAAGCTGCCGCCGACTCCCGTGCCAACAGCAGCGAAATCCACCGTGCAGACGTTGCCAAACGCCTGGCCGATTTGCCTGCCAACGCAGACCAACGCAAATCTCCATTTGCTGACCGTATCAAAGCGCAACAAGCATGGTTAAACCTGCCTCTGCTGCCTACTACCAACATCGGTTCTTTCCCGCAAACTACCGAAATCCGCCAAGCACGCGCAGCCTTCAAAAAAGGCGAACTGTCTGCCGCCGATTACGAAGCTGCGATGAAAAAAGAAATCGCTTTGGTGGTTGAAGAGCAAGAAAAACTGGACTTGGACGTACTGGTACACGGCGAAGCCGAGCGTAACGACATGGTCGAATACTTCGGCGAACTGTTGAGCGGTTTTGCATTCACCCAATACGGCTGGGTACAAAGCTACGGCTCACGCTGCGTTAAACCACCTATCATCTTTGGTGACGTAAGCCGTCCTGAAGCTATGACCGTGGCTTGGTCTACTTACGCACAAAGCCTGACCAAACGCCCGATGAAAGGTATGTTGACCGGCCCTGTAACCATTCTGCAATGGTCTTTTGTCCGCAACGATATTCCTCGCTCTACCGTGTGCAAACAAATCGCACTGGCCCTGAACGATGAAGTATTGGATCTGGAAAAAGCCGGCATTAAAGTCATCCAAATTGATGAACCTGCCATCCGCGAAGGTCTGCCTTTGAAACGTGCCGATTGGGATGCCTACCTGAACTGGGCCGGCGAATCTTTCCGCCTGTCCTCTACCGGTTGTGAAGACAGCACTCAAATCCATACTCATATGTGCTACTCTGAGTTCAACGACATCTTGCCTGCCATCGCCGCTATGGATGCTGACGTCATCACCATCGAAACTTCACGTTCCGACATGGAGCTCTTGACTGCGTTCGGCGAGTTCAAATACCCGAACGACATCGGCCCGGGCGTTTACGACATCCACAGCCCACGCGTACCGACTGAAGCTGAAGTTGAGCACCTGTTGCACAAAGCCATCGAGGTTGTGCCAGTTGAACGCCTGTGGGTGAACCCAGACTGCGGTCTGAAAACACGCGGTTGGAAAGAAACTCTGGAACAACTCCAAGTGATGATGAACGTAACCCACAAACTGCGTGCCGAACTGGCTAAATAA
- the metF gene encoding methylenetetrahydrofolate reductase, whose product MNYAKEINALNNSLSDLKGDINVSFEFFPPKNEQMETMLWDSIHRLQTLHPKFVSVTYGANSGERDRTHGIVKRIKQETGLEAAPHLTGIDASPDELRQIAKDYWDSGIRRVVALRGDEPAGYEKKPFYAEDLVKLLRSVADFDISVAAYPEVHPEAKSAQADLINLKRKIDAGANHVITQFFFDVERYLRFRDRCVMLGIDVEIVPGILPVTNFKQLGKMAQVTNVKIPSWLSQMYEGLDDDQGTRNLVAASIAIDMVKVLSREGVKDFHFYTLNRSELTYAICHILGVRP is encoded by the coding sequence ATGAATTACGCAAAAGAAATCAATGCGTTAAATAACAGCCTTTCCGATTTGAAAGGTGACATCAACGTTTCGTTTGAATTTTTTCCGCCGAAAAACGAGCAAATGGAAACCATGCTGTGGGACTCCATCCACCGTCTGCAAACCCTGCATCCCAAGTTCGTATCCGTAACCTACGGTGCCAACTCCGGCGAACGCGACCGCACACACGGCATTGTCAAACGCATTAAGCAAGAGACCGGCTTGGAAGCAGCCCCGCACCTGACCGGTATCGACGCTTCTCCCGACGAATTGCGCCAAATTGCCAAAGATTATTGGGACAGCGGCATCCGCCGGGTTGTCGCCCTGCGCGGAGACGAGCCGGCCGGTTATGAGAAAAAACCGTTTTACGCCGAAGACTTGGTTAAGCTATTACGCTCTGTCGCCGACTTCGACATCTCCGTAGCAGCATACCCCGAAGTACATCCCGAAGCGAAATCCGCACAAGCCGACCTGATTAATCTGAAACGCAAAATCGATGCGGGCGCAAACCACGTCATCACCCAATTTTTCTTTGATGTGGAACGCTACCTGCGCTTCCGCGACCGCTGCGTGATGTTGGGCATCGATGTGGAAATCGTCCCCGGCATCCTGCCCGTTACCAATTTCAAACAACTGGGCAAAATGGCGCAAGTGACCAATGTCAAAATCCCAAGCTGGCTGTCGCAAATGTATGAAGGTTTGGACGATGACCAAGGTACGCGCAATCTGGTTGCGGCAAGTATCGCCATCGATATGGTCAAAGTCCTGTCTCGCGAAGGCGTGAAAGATTTCCACTTCTACACGCTCAACCGCAGCGAGCTGACTTACGCCATCTGCCATATTTTAGGCGTGCGCCCTTAA
- a CDS encoding type B 50S ribosomal protein L31 translates to MKPNIHPDNYRTVLFFDSSANEGWLIRSCAETHGKTMVWTDGKEYPLFSLDTSSSSHPVYTGKQRNVNTEGRASKFNQRFQSVMSSFRKDK, encoded by the coding sequence ATGAAACCGAATATTCATCCTGACAATTATCGAACCGTTCTTTTTTTCGACAGCAGCGCCAATGAAGGCTGGCTGATTCGTTCTTGCGCCGAAACACACGGAAAAACGATGGTTTGGACAGACGGCAAAGAATATCCGCTCTTTTCCTTAGATACTTCCTCTTCCTCACATCCCGTCTATACCGGCAAACAGCGTAACGTCAATACCGAAGGTCGTGCCAGCAAATTCAACCAACGTTTCCAATCCGTAATGTCATCGTTTAGAAAGGACAAATAA
- the ykgO gene encoding type B 50S ribosomal protein L36 yields MQVLSSLKTAKQRHRDCQIVRRKGKVYVICKSNPRFKARQR; encoded by the coding sequence ATGCAGGTTCTGTCTTCACTCAAAACCGCCAAACAACGCCACCGCGACTGTCAGATTGTCAGACGTAAAGGCAAAGTTTACGTCATCTGCAAAAGCAATCCGCGTTTTAAAGCACGCCAACGCTAA
- a CDS encoding protein MIGRI, whose amino-acid sequence MIGRLFRIFFFFALAALIINRLFSRKQKRALRDVAKISAWVLLGAAAATLFWYLVMLYFKHIPDSY is encoded by the coding sequence ATGATAGGCAGACTTTTCCGTATTTTTTTCTTTTTCGCACTTGCAGCGCTGATCATCAACCGCCTCTTCAGCCGCAAGCAAAAACGCGCCCTGCGTGATGTCGCCAAAATCAGCGCATGGGTACTGCTTGGCGCAGCCGCCGCAACGCTGTTTTGGTATTTGGTCATGCTGTATTTTAAACACATTCCGGATTCGTATTGA
- the metX gene encoding homoserine O-succinyltransferase MetX, which translates to MSQNASVGIVTPQKIPFEMPLVLENGKTLPRFDLMIETYGELNTEKNNAVLICHALSGNHHVAGKHSAEDKYTGWWDNMVGPGKPIDTERFFVVGLNNLGGCDGSSGPLSINPETGKEYGADFPVVTVKDWVKSQAALADYLGIKQWAAIVGGSLGGMQALQWTISYPERVRHALVIASAPKLSTQNIAFNDVARQAILTDPDFNEGHYRSRNTVPARGLRIARMMGHITYLAEDGLGKKFGRDLRSNGYQYGFGVEFEVESYLRYQGDKFVGRFDANTYLLMTKALDYFDPAADFGDSLTRALQNVKAKFFVASFSTDWRFSPTRSKELVKALIAAHKPVQYIEVKSNHGHDAFLMEDEAYMRAVAAYMNNVDKDCRS; encoded by the coding sequence ATGAGTCAAAATGCCTCGGTGGGCATTGTAACGCCCCAAAAAATTCCGTTTGAGATGCCGCTGGTTTTGGAAAACGGTAAAACTTTGCCGCGTTTCGATCTGATGATTGAAACCTACGGCGAGCTGAATACCGAAAAAAACAATGCGGTTTTAATCTGCCATGCGCTGTCGGGCAACCATCATGTTGCGGGCAAACATTCGGCAGAGGATAAATATACGGGCTGGTGGGACAATATGGTCGGACCCGGCAAACCGATTGATACGGAACGCTTTTTCGTGGTCGGCTTGAACAATCTGGGCGGCTGCGACGGCAGCAGCGGGCCTTTGTCGATCAATCCTGAAACGGGCAAGGAATACGGCGCGGATTTTCCGGTGGTTACGGTGAAGGACTGGGTAAAATCCCAAGCCGCACTTGCCGATTATCTCGGCATCAAACAATGGGCGGCGATTGTCGGCGGCAGTTTGGGCGGTATGCAGGCTTTGCAGTGGACGATTTCCTATCCCGAGCGCGTGCGCCATGCTTTGGTGATTGCGTCTGCGCCGAAGCTGTCCACGCAAAATATCGCGTTCAACGATGTGGCGCGTCAGGCGATTTTGACCGACCCCGATTTCAACGAGGGACATTACCGCAGCCGCAATACCGTTCCCGCACGGGGCTTACGGATTGCCCGCATGATGGGGCACATCACTTATCTTGCCGAAGACGGTTTGGGTAAAAAATTCGGACGCGATTTGCGTTCAAACGGTTATCAATACGGCTTTGGCGTTGAATTTGAAGTGGAATCCTATCTGCGCTATCAGGGCGACAAATTCGTCGGACGGTTCGACGCCAACACCTACCTGCTCATGACCAAGGCTTTGGACTATTTCGATCCGGCGGCGGATTTCGGCGATAGCCTGACCCGCGCCCTGCAAAATGTGAAAGCGAAATTCTTTGTCGCCAGCTTCAGCACTGACTGGCGTTTCTCGCCCACACGTTCCAAAGAGCTGGTTAAAGCGTTGATTGCCGCGCACAAGCCGGTGCAATATATCGAAGTCAAATCCAACCACGGTCATGATGCCTTTTTGATGGAAGACGAAGCCTATATGCGCGCCGTAGCGGCTTATATGAACAATGTTGACAAGGATTGCCGATCATGA
- the metW gene encoding methionine biosynthesis protein MetW, with the protein MNLRDDLQLIYDWIPEGSRVLDLGCGDGELLAALVEHKKSSGYGIEINTDSVIAAMSRGVNVIQADLEQGLAEFGDQTFDVIVLSQTIQAMQNTEKILRCLMRVAKQAIVSFPNFGYWRNRFQIAIGGHMPVSERMPYHWYDTPNIHWCTLKDFDLLCAKNKIRVLERAVMTGNKQVKHFPNLLGSLAFYRVG; encoded by the coding sequence ATGAACTTGCGCGACGATTTGCAGTTGATTTACGACTGGATTCCCGAAGGCAGCCGTGTCTTGGACTTGGGCTGCGGCGACGGCGAATTGCTGGCGGCTTTGGTGGAACACAAAAAAAGCAGCGGCTACGGTATCGAAATCAATACCGACAGCGTCATCGCCGCCATGTCGCGCGGCGTGAACGTCATCCAAGCCGATTTGGAGCAGGGTTTGGCAGAATTTGGCGACCAGACGTTTGACGTTATCGTTTTGAGCCAAACCATCCAAGCCATGCAGAATACTGAAAAAATCCTGCGCTGCCTCATGCGCGTGGCGAAACAGGCGATTGTCAGCTTCCCGAATTTCGGTTACTGGCGCAACCGCTTCCAAATCGCCATCGGCGGGCATATGCCGGTTTCCGAACGCATGCCCTACCATTGGTACGACACGCCGAATATCCATTGGTGTACGCTCAAAGACTTTGATTTATTGTGCGCCAAAAATAAAATCCGCGTCCTCGAGCGCGCGGTCATGACGGGCAACAAACAGGTCAAACATTTCCCCAACCTTTTGGGCAGCTTGGCGTTTTACCGCGTCGGCTAA